The following proteins come from a genomic window of Synechococcus sp. MW101C3:
- a CDS encoding sulfotransferase: MVEPIFLLSPPRSFSSVVSSILGQHPELYCFPELHLLYRDDIGHLLSNKSNIKYARFAPSGLLRAIAQVHEGKQDSAACSRAWMWLVNNQSMTSKELFEYLCQPFYPKACIEKSPPNTKTIDRMVRLFKFYPNARFIHLTRSVVGASKSLKEFFEFRRTVHSPAAGHPMVKENYALMWYAMHRNILKFRSIVPPSNFLTVSGEAILSDPRVVLPQICRWLGVSSDSSCIDAMLKPEESPYAFYGPRMAPCGNDPKFITNPEFRQMKRKKYSREVVREFLASNGKPAFTSYYLNKLEDDDAIARLKSWDFSMLELVMDMEAQLGYA, from the coding sequence ATGGTTGAACCTATTTTTTTGCTGAGTCCTCCTCGGTCTTTCTCTTCGGTCGTTTCATCTATTCTCGGACAGCATCCAGAACTCTATTGCTTCCCCGAGCTACACCTGCTTTATCGAGATGACATCGGGCATCTACTATCCAATAAGTCAAATATTAAGTATGCTAGATTTGCACCAAGTGGACTTTTGAGAGCCATCGCTCAAGTTCATGAAGGCAAGCAAGATAGTGCTGCCTGCAGCCGCGCTTGGATGTGGCTTGTTAACAATCAGTCAATGACTAGCAAGGAACTTTTTGAGTATCTCTGCCAACCATTTTATCCTAAGGCTTGCATCGAAAAGTCTCCTCCGAATACCAAGACAATTGATCGCATGGTCAGGTTATTCAAGTTTTATCCAAATGCCAGATTCATTCACTTGACACGAAGTGTTGTTGGAGCTTCAAAGTCCTTGAAAGAGTTCTTCGAATTTCGACGCACAGTTCATAGTCCTGCCGCAGGACATCCAATGGTCAAGGAGAACTATGCATTAATGTGGTATGCAATGCATCGAAACATCCTGAAGTTTCGCTCCATTGTTCCACCGTCAAACTTCCTTACAGTTAGTGGTGAAGCAATTCTGTCTGATCCAAGAGTAGTTCTTCCTCAAATCTGTCGCTGGCTTGGTGTTTCAAGCGATAGCTCATGTATTGATGCGATGCTCAAGCCTGAAGAATCACCCTATGCCTTTTATGGTCCACGCATGGCACCTTGTGGCAATGATCCTAAGTTCATTACTAATCCGGAATTTAGGCAAATGAAACGTAAGAAATATTCTCGTGAGGTTGTTCGAGAGTTTCTCGCATCAAATGGTAAGCCTGCCTTTACTAGCTACTATTTGAACAAGCTTGAGGATGACGATGCTATTGCTCGCTTAAAGTCATGGGACTTCTCCATGCTTGAACTGGTTATGGACATGGAGGCACAG